The following are encoded in a window of Pelagicoccus enzymogenes genomic DNA:
- a CDS encoding FG-GAP repeat domain-containing protein, whose protein sequence is MRKTITELIWMASWAVAGMFFVGNALALPARPIASRSIGAAAVGEPWVSNVNIADLDQDGLMDVLVCEGRLNQVSWMRQVEHGGFEETVIASMAPGPVFTETVDLNGDGLLDVLVACMGIVVPNNGRIGSVLLLENKGEGHFEQRVLLENVPRVTYVTAADLNEDGRLDLVVGMFGFYDGEIRWMEDLGNGEYASHTLLDLSGTIHAPVCDVDGDGDLDIVALVSQDWEEIHVFENDGGGGFQGRVAYGSLNKNFGSSGICLADVDDDGSIDIVYTNGDGLDYSTPGPRSWHGVQWLRNDGLGNFEYRRIADLPGAISPLVVDYDGDGKRDIVVVSGFNDWTLPEAVSVVCYRQEEAMAFERLVLAREPTHLISVDGADMDEDGEVELVTGAFMYYPPFDKKSRVTYWDRDQAREGD, encoded by the coding sequence ATGAGAAAAACAATTACAGAATTGATATGGATGGCTTCGTGGGCGGTCGCGGGGATGTTCTTCGTCGGAAACGCTTTGGCCCTGCCCGCTCGTCCGATTGCGAGTCGTAGTATCGGGGCGGCAGCCGTGGGCGAGCCATGGGTGAGCAACGTGAATATCGCCGATCTCGACCAGGATGGCTTGATGGACGTTTTGGTCTGCGAGGGCCGTCTGAATCAGGTCAGTTGGATGCGACAGGTTGAGCATGGCGGGTTCGAGGAGACCGTAATCGCAAGCATGGCTCCTGGGCCGGTATTTACGGAAACGGTTGACCTGAACGGAGACGGCCTGCTCGACGTCTTGGTCGCTTGTATGGGGATCGTTGTGCCGAATAACGGAAGAATCGGATCGGTCCTCCTATTGGAAAACAAAGGGGAGGGACATTTCGAGCAACGCGTTCTCTTAGAAAACGTTCCTCGGGTGACTTATGTGACCGCAGCGGACCTGAACGAGGATGGGAGGCTGGATCTAGTGGTTGGAATGTTCGGGTTTTACGACGGCGAAATTCGCTGGATGGAGGATCTCGGAAACGGCGAATACGCGAGCCACACCTTGCTTGACCTATCTGGTACCATCCATGCTCCCGTTTGCGATGTGGATGGCGACGGCGACTTGGACATCGTGGCGCTGGTTTCCCAGGACTGGGAGGAAATACATGTTTTTGAGAACGACGGTGGCGGCGGGTTTCAAGGTCGAGTGGCTTACGGATCTTTAAACAAGAACTTTGGCAGCAGCGGCATTTGTCTAGCGGATGTCGACGACGACGGCAGTATCGACATTGTCTATACGAATGGAGATGGACTGGACTACTCGACGCCAGGCCCTCGCTCATGGCACGGTGTGCAATGGCTTCGTAACGATGGTTTGGGAAACTTTGAATACCGGCGTATTGCCGACTTGCCTGGGGCCATTAGCCCTTTGGTCGTCGATTATGATGGAGATGGAAAGCGGGACATCGTGGTGGTGAGCGGATTCAACGACTGGACTTTACCGGAAGCGGTGTCTGTGGTCTGCTATCGGCAGGAGGAAGCGATGGCCTTTGAAAGGCTTGTTTTAGCTCGCGAGCCGACTCATTTAATTTCCGTGGACGGAGCTGACATGGATGAGGACGGCGAGGTGGAACTAGTGACCGGAGCGTTTATGTATTACCCGCCTTTCGACAAGAAAAGCCGCGTGACTTATTGGGATCGCGATCAAGCTCGCGAAGGAGACTGA
- a CDS encoding tetratricopeptide repeat protein produces MSEVKDDSLAELNDLGSLLELPEELSRESALGERLSALLESLNTANPDRTRLRTVANLYHANEYDREAKCLYDWLIASAEDDLERARLNYLAAQLVKEKGDSEGAMSYLETSVAAYDGYGLALAQLGEARFKEGSLDTAAELFQQAKSIDRELASAYVGLARVFERRGEIEQMVKELESVLEFDAVNSSALALLSQVYARLGDEKRAYEASEAIEYSAGVPENDPWFQEVIDAIYDVQRLDFLFLDYFTLNRFEEALPYLERMEALDPENPRYSRYRAVMYMGFGYYEKAEEELREGLAKGGAADVFYPLLVKSLSLRGNKEEAERTARAAAERFGASGELNLEWSRLLVEQGAYEEALSVLERGIESDPYSLELHFARARLGMKKGKIDQANESLRMLRQLAPMDAEAMVRAALVLMEAGRFGEALPFLQQSHQVAPFYDEAIELLSDAHYELGLEAVKSRKVDEALERFEKSLALRPRRMDALGARAQVAVQAGRFQEAELALRALLSAAGDRPGILIVYGDVLFRNRKLEEAREVWNVALRLVPNEGSESELRRELKARLEQTSSLGAGEG; encoded by the coding sequence ATGTCCGAGGTGAAGGATGATAGCTTGGCGGAACTGAACGACTTGGGATCGCTTTTGGAGTTGCCGGAGGAGCTCTCTCGGGAGTCGGCTCTCGGAGAGCGTTTAAGCGCTCTCCTGGAATCGCTGAACACGGCGAACCCAGATCGTACAAGGCTGCGAACGGTTGCGAACTTGTATCATGCCAACGAATACGATAGGGAGGCGAAGTGCCTCTACGATTGGTTGATCGCTTCTGCCGAGGACGATTTGGAACGCGCTCGCTTGAATTACTTGGCTGCTCAGCTGGTGAAGGAAAAAGGGGATTCGGAGGGAGCGATGTCCTATCTCGAGACCTCCGTCGCAGCCTACGATGGGTATGGCTTGGCGTTGGCGCAGCTGGGCGAGGCCAGGTTCAAGGAAGGGAGTCTCGATACGGCAGCGGAGCTTTTCCAGCAGGCTAAGTCGATTGATCGGGAGCTGGCCTCTGCCTATGTTGGCTTGGCCCGCGTTTTCGAGCGGAGAGGGGAAATCGAGCAAATGGTGAAGGAGCTGGAATCCGTTCTCGAATTTGACGCGGTCAATAGCAGCGCTCTGGCCTTGCTGTCCCAGGTTTACGCTCGGCTTGGCGATGAAAAACGTGCCTACGAAGCCTCTGAAGCGATCGAGTATTCCGCAGGCGTTCCGGAGAATGACCCTTGGTTCCAGGAAGTGATAGATGCGATATACGATGTGCAGCGCTTGGATTTCCTCTTTCTCGACTACTTTACTTTAAATCGCTTTGAGGAAGCCCTGCCTTATCTCGAACGAATGGAGGCCTTGGATCCCGAAAACCCACGATACTCTCGCTATCGGGCAGTGATGTATATGGGGTTTGGATACTACGAAAAGGCGGAAGAGGAGCTTCGCGAAGGTTTGGCCAAGGGGGGCGCGGCGGATGTCTTTTATCCTTTATTGGTGAAGTCCCTGAGCCTTCGTGGGAACAAGGAAGAGGCGGAGCGAACCGCTCGTGCGGCTGCGGAGCGTTTTGGCGCCAGCGGAGAATTGAATCTTGAATGGTCAAGACTGCTGGTCGAGCAAGGGGCCTACGAGGAGGCGTTGTCAGTGCTTGAGCGGGGCATCGAATCGGACCCTTATTCCCTTGAGCTGCATTTCGCTCGCGCTCGATTGGGAATGAAGAAGGGCAAGATCGATCAAGCGAACGAGAGCTTGCGAATGCTTCGCCAACTGGCGCCGATGGATGCGGAGGCCATGGTGAGAGCGGCTTTAGTGCTCATGGAAGCGGGGCGTTTTGGAGAAGCGCTTCCGTTTCTGCAGCAGTCACATCAGGTCGCGCCGTTTTACGATGAGGCGATCGAGCTTCTGTCCGACGCTCACTACGAGCTGGGGCTGGAGGCGGTGAAGAGCAGGAAGGTGGACGAGGCTTTGGAACGCTTCGAAAAGTCTTTGGCCCTTCGCCCTCGAAGGATGGATGCCCTTGGCGCGAGGGCGCAAGTGGCGGTTCAGGCGGGTCGGTTCCAAGAGGCGGAGCTCGCTTTGCGAGCCTTGCTCAGTGCGGCCGGCGACCGGCCGGGCATCTTGATCGTTTACGGAGATGTGCTTTTCCGCAACAGGAAGCTTGAGGAGGCGCGTGAGGTTTGGAACGTGGCGCTGCGCTTGGTTCCCAACGAGGGGAGCGAGTCGGAGCTTCGGCGGGAGCTCAAGGCTCGGCTTGAGCAGACGTCGTCCCTCGGGGCCGGTGAGGGGTGA